A single window of Dendropsophus ebraccatus isolate aDenEbr1 chromosome 5, aDenEbr1.pat, whole genome shotgun sequence DNA harbors:
- the EVA1B gene encoding protein eva-1 homolog B — translation MDTHKKEMEFLSNSIAAYAHIRENPESFGLYFVLGVCFGLILTLCMLVIRISCKPRTPSLPSKPKKTPPKDCVKEPLSVTRDEEDPDSDDNEDTFILTPVTDTPLGSQPPMDGTMTVNVFTSAEELERAQRLEERERIIREIWRNGQPDILGTGTGTIGRVHYY, via the exons ATGGATACTCATAAGAAGGAGATGGAGTTCCTAAGTAACAGCATAGCAGCCTATGCTCATATCAGAG AAAACCCGGAATCCTTTGGACTTTACTTTGTTCTCGGGGTTTGTTTCGGCCTGATCCTAACCCTCTGTATGTTGGTCATCCGCATATCCTGCAAACCACGGACTCCCAGTCTTCCTTCCAAACCTAAGAAGACTCCTCCGAAGGACTGTGTTAAAGAGCCCCTGTCTGTCACAAGAGACGAGGAGGATCCAGACAGCGATGACAATGAGGACACCTTCATTCTGACCCCAGTGACGGACACACCGCTGGGAAGTCAGCCGCCTATGGACGGTACAATGACCGTCAATGTGTTCACATCGGCCGAAGAGCTGGAGAGAGCCCAAAGATTAGAAGAACGGGAGAGGATAATTCGAGAGATATGGAGAAACGGGCAGCCCGATATTCTGGGTACGGGGACTGGCACCATAGGTCGTGTACATTACTATTAG